One window of Microbacterium sediminis genomic DNA carries:
- a CDS encoding 3-methyladenine DNA glycosylase produces MSPLAPVAPARPVVRLERDDWRARAQAHADRADALTADHRARAARGEKHPVWDFLFTYYGYKPALLRRWHPGAGVELADAADDARAGWRWYRRGSSPDALIPDAEAFAAEKPQLADLIARILRSTAARPGRFGCFGLHEWAMVYRQDAHRHPQPLRLGQEGTDRVVETHDLRCTHIDAFRFFTPDAAPRNELTPTRETQPLLEQPGCLHAGMDVYKWAVKLGPLVPGELLLDAFELARDIRRLDMEAAPYDLREWGFEPVRIETPEGKAEYVRRQRAFAERANRLRAAILEAWQGPQPTGTATD; encoded by the coding sequence GTGTCGCCCCTCGCGCCCGTCGCCCCCGCCCGGCCGGTCGTCCGGCTGGAGCGGGACGACTGGCGCGCCCGCGCGCAGGCCCACGCCGACCGCGCCGACGCGCTCACGGCCGATCATCGGGCCCGCGCCGCCCGTGGCGAGAAGCACCCCGTCTGGGACTTCCTCTTCACGTACTACGGCTACAAGCCGGCGCTGCTGCGGCGGTGGCACCCGGGCGCGGGCGTGGAGCTGGCGGATGCGGCCGACGATGCGCGCGCGGGGTGGCGCTGGTACCGGCGCGGCTCCTCCCCCGATGCGCTGATCCCGGACGCCGAGGCGTTCGCGGCCGAGAAGCCGCAGCTGGCGGACCTCATCGCGCGCATCCTGCGCTCGACCGCGGCCCGCCCGGGGCGGTTCGGATGCTTCGGCCTGCACGAGTGGGCGATGGTGTACCGGCAGGACGCGCATCGCCACCCGCAGCCGCTGCGACTGGGTCAGGAGGGCACGGATCGGGTGGTGGAGACGCACGATCTGCGCTGCACCCACATCGACGCGTTCCGGTTCTTCACCCCCGATGCGGCGCCGCGCAACGAGCTGACTCCCACGCGCGAGACGCAGCCGCTCCTCGAGCAGCCGGGGTGCCTGCACGCGGGCATGGACGTGTACAAGTGGGCCGTCAAGCTCGGCCCGCTGGTGCCGGGCGAGCTGCTCCTCGACGCGTTCGAGCTGGCCCGCGACATCCGCCGGCTCGACATGGAGGCCGCGCCCTACGACCTGCGGGAGTGGGGCTTCGAGCCCGTGCGCATCGAGACGCCCGAGGGCAAGGCCGAGTACGTGCGCCGGCAGCGGGCGTTCGCCGAGCGCGCGAACCGCCTGCGCGCCGCGATCCTCGAGGCCTGGCAGGGGCCTCAGCCCACCGGCACCGCGACGGACTGA